The Mycobacterium riyadhense sequence AGATTGATTGCCATGACTAAACTTTCAGCTCGTAATCAGATAACGACAACGCCCTCGGCGACACCGATGGCCCGCAGGTCGCGGTACCAGCGTTCGACCGGGTGTTCTTTGGTGTAGCCGTGTCCGCCCAGCAGCTGGACGCCGTCCAGGCCGATTTGCATGCCCTTGTCGGAGCCGAGCCGTTTGGCCAGCGCGGCTTCCCGGGCAAACGGCAGGCCCTGCTCGGCGCGGGACGCGCCGCGCCAGGTGATCAGCCGCAGCCCGTCCAACTCGATGGCGATATTGGCGCACATGAAGGCAACCGCTTGACGGCGGGCGATGGGCTCGCCGAACGCGTGGCGTTCTTTCACATACGGGACGACGTAATCGAGCACGGCGTGCGAGGTACCGACCGCCAGCGCCGCCCAGCCCAGCCGAGCCAGCGCAAGCGCCTCGGAGTAGTCGTCATCGGTGGCTTCGTCCTCGCCCAGCCGGGCGGACAGCGGTACCGAAACACCGGACAGTTCAACGAGGCCGAGGGCTGCCGCGCGAACGCCCATGCTCGGGTCCGCCTTGACGGTCAGGCCTGTGGCGGAGGATTCGACGATGAACAGCGCGGGCTTGCCGTTCAGTTGGGCGCCGATGATGAACAACTCGGCGTTGGCCGCCGCCGGAACCAACGACTTCACCCCATCGAGCCGGTAACCGGACGGTGTGCGCGTCGCGGTGGTCTTGAGCCGGGTCGGGTCGAACAACGGTTGCGGTTCGGCGATCGCCACACAGGCCTGGGGGACATTCTCACCGGCGAACTCTTTGAGATAGGTGGCCTGCTGTTCCGCACTGCCCCAATGCGTTAGCGCCGACGCCACGCCACCGGGTGCGAGGATCGGCAGCGCCAGGCCCATGTCGCCGTACGCCAGGGCCTCGGCCACCAACACGTTGGTGACGCTGGAGCGGTGCTCGGCGATACCGTCGAAATCTTCGGGAATGTTGATTGCGGTGATGCCCAATTCGGCGGCTTTGGCAATCAGATCGGGCGGGTAGGCCGCGGCTTCGTCGGCGTCGTGCGCGGCTGGTCGCAGCACCTCTTTGGCGAATTCATCGACGGTCTCGACGATGAGCTTCTGGTCGTCGTCGGGTGTCAGGTCGAAGTAGTCCTTGCCGCTGGACTTCAGCCGGGTCGGCCCACCGCGCAGGCTCTGCACCCGCTTGAACTGTCGGGTGACGGCGCCGGCGGTGGAGAACGTCGTCTTCACGCCGTAGCGCAGCGCCCGGTTCAGCGGATCGCGCAGGTTGTACTTGTCCAGGAACTCCTGGCCGACCAGCGGAGTCAGGAGCGCTATTGCGATGTCGGTCCCGGTGCGTTTGTGTGGCTGCATCCCGATTCCGGTCTGGCGGCCGGGCCGTTTGGAACGTCGGGTGCGTGAGCGGGTGGTGGGTTTTGCAGATGTGGTGTCGGTCATATCAGCGGCCTCGGTCGTTGGGGCGATGCGAATAACCGTATCTTACTCCGGAGTAAGATAAGTAGCGACGTGTTAACTAATTCACATCCGCTCGAAGGCCGTTCAGCACGCGTTCGTGCAGTAGGCCGTTGGTGGCCACCGCGTCACCGCCGTGCGGACCGGCGGTGCCGTCCAGGCTGGTGAACCGCCCGCCCGCCTCGCGCACCAAGATGTCTAGGGCAGCAAGATCCCACACCGACACTTCCGGTTCGGCAGCGATATCCACGGCTCCCTCGGCCACCAGGCAGTACGACAGGAAGTCGCCGTAGGCGCGTACTCGCCATACGGCGTCGGTCAATTCTATGAAGCGTTCGCGTAAGCCACGCTGCGCCCATCCCGAGAGACTGGAGAATGACAAGCTCGCCGAATCCAGTTGTGCCACAGAGGAAACCGCCAACTGGCGCGGACGTCCACCACCGACCGATACGAACGCGCCTTGGCCGCGCGCTGCCCACCAACGTCGCTGTAGTGCCGGCGCCGTCACAACGCCGACCGATGGCACACCGTCTTCAAGCAAAGCGATCAAACTGGCCCACACCGGCACCCCGCGTACGAAGTTCTTGGTGCCGTCGATCGGGTCGACGATCCACTGCCGTCCGCCGAAGGTGGCCGTTCCGCCGAACTCCTCGCCCAGGACGCTTTCGCCGGGCCGGTCGCGGGCGATCACCTGGCGCAGGTCCGCTTCGACCGTGCGATCGGCATCGGTTACCGGTGTCAGATCCGGTTTGGTCTCGACACGAAGGTCCAGCGCACCGAACCGGGCGCAAGTGGCGACGTCTGCGCGGTCGGCCAACGCCAGCGCAAACGTCAAATCGTCGTCGGTACGGCGGCTCATACCCGCAGTCCTACCATGGGTCGCGTGTGGGAACTTGCTGTACTGATCCTGCTGGTGGCGGTTCTGTTGGTGTTTCTGGCCCCGCGATTCATTCCGCGGGGGCCGCGCGGTGACTTGGCGAGCGGCACGTTATTGGTGACCGGAGTCAGCTCGCCGCCCGACGGTACCGGCGAGCAGTACGTCACCATCGCCGGTGTCATCAACGGACCCACGGTGAGTGAGCACGCTGTGTATCAGCGGATGGTCGTCAGCATCGACCGCTGGCCGACGGTGGGCCAACTGCTTCCGGTCGTATATTCGCCGAACAATCCGGACAACTGGAAGTTCGCGCCCGAGGAGCCGCCTGAGCAGCCGCCGGAGCCGTAAGGGTTGTTCGACACGCTTTAAGGACCAATGGCACTCAGTTGGGGACCAATGTCCCTGGGAGATCGGGGTTCCGAACCGATAACGTGCGAGTTGAGCACTTGGGAAGGAACACCGCAAATGAGCGACATCAATCCGGCTCCGTCAATCGTCGTCGGTGTCGACGGATCTAGGGCGGCAACGCATGCGGCCCTGTGGGCGATCGATGAGGCGGTCAGCCGGGACATCCCGCTGCGCCTCGTATATGTCATCGACTCACTGGACTCTGCTGGCGCAGCAGTTGATGAAGGCCCGCATGCAGCTGCCCGCGCGGCGCTGTTCGATGCCTACCGAGCCGTCGAGGACACGGGCAAACCGGTCAAGATCGAAACCGAGATTCTGTGGGGAAGGCCGCTCACCAAGCTGATGCAGGAGTCGAGGTATGCGGTGATGGTCTGTGTCGGGTCTATTGGGCTCAACCATGCCCGCCGCGGCGGGGGTTCCGTCGCGGCGACCCTGGCCGGGTCGGCCATGTGCCCGGTGGCGGTGATCCATAGGCCACCGGGTGGATCGGCAACACCCGAGGTCAGTGCGGTTGTTGCGGAAGTGGACAATGGTTCTGTGCTGCGACACGCGTTCGAGGAGGCCAGGCTGCGAGGAGTCCCGCTGCGAGCAATCCGCGCACACGTTGCCGAGACACCCGATGATGTCGGTGACGCAAAGCGTTTGGCGCAAGCGCAACTGAGCCGTCGGCTGGCCCGTTGGACGAGGCTGTACCCCGACGTGCGGGTCGAGTCGGCGGTGGTCCGCGGCAGTCTTGGCCGCTATCTGGCCGCCAGCAAGGAAGGCCAGCTGTTCGTCACCGACTCGCGCACCGCTGAGAACCTCTGCGGTGCGTACGGCGCGGGATCCTCGGTACTGACGGTACGTTGCGGCAACCTGTAAGGAGCCAACTACGGGGAAAGGGGC is a genomic window containing:
- a CDS encoding acyl-CoA dehydrogenase family protein, coding for MTDTTSAKPTTRSRTRRSKRPGRQTGIGMQPHKRTGTDIAIALLTPLVGQEFLDKYNLRDPLNRALRYGVKTTFSTAGAVTRQFKRVQSLRGGPTRLKSSGKDYFDLTPDDDQKLIVETVDEFAKEVLRPAAHDADEAAAYPPDLIAKAAELGITAINIPEDFDGIAEHRSSVTNVLVAEALAYGDMGLALPILAPGGVASALTHWGSAEQQATYLKEFAGENVPQACVAIAEPQPLFDPTRLKTTATRTPSGYRLDGVKSLVPAAANAELFIIGAQLNGKPALFIVESSATGLTVKADPSMGVRAAALGLVELSGVSVPLSARLGEDEATDDDYSEALALARLGWAALAVGTSHAVLDYVVPYVKERHAFGEPIARRQAVAFMCANIAIELDGLRLITWRGASRAEQGLPFAREAALAKRLGSDKGMQIGLDGVQLLGGHGYTKEHPVERWYRDLRAIGVAEGVVVI
- the hisN gene encoding histidinol-phosphatase: MSRRTDDDLTFALALADRADVATCARFGALDLRVETKPDLTPVTDADRTVEADLRQVIARDRPGESVLGEEFGGTATFGGRQWIVDPIDGTKNFVRGVPVWASLIALLEDGVPSVGVVTAPALQRRWWAARGQGAFVSVGGGRPRQLAVSSVAQLDSASLSFSSLSGWAQRGLRERFIELTDAVWRVRAYGDFLSYCLVAEGAVDIAAEPEVSVWDLAALDILVREAGGRFTSLDGTAGPHGGDAVATNGLLHERVLNGLRADVN
- a CDS encoding universal stress protein, whose translation is MSDINPAPSIVVGVDGSRAATHAALWAIDEAVSRDIPLRLVYVIDSLDSAGAAVDEGPHAAARAALFDAYRAVEDTGKPVKIETEILWGRPLTKLMQESRYAVMVCVGSIGLNHARRGGGSVAATLAGSAMCPVAVIHRPPGGSATPEVSAVVAEVDNGSVLRHAFEEARLRGVPLRAIRAHVAETPDDVGDAKRLAQAQLSRRLARWTRLYPDVRVESAVVRGSLGRYLAASKEGQLFVTDSRTAENLCGAYGAGSSVLTVRCGNL